In Scomber japonicus isolate fScoJap1 chromosome 3, fScoJap1.pri, whole genome shotgun sequence, the genomic window aatattggaTTTATGAATGTAGGTGTATCTTTCTATTTAAGGACCATAAAATTCACCAAATGTGTCTGTTCTAATACAACAATAGTGAATTTGCTGCCAAGTACAAGCTTATACTGTTATAACTGggcatttattgttttaaataactgTCAGATTATTACAGATATTTTATCCGATTCAGCTTGAGCCGCATGACAATGTAGGTCAGGGATAGGAAAGTTCCACCTGACATCAGCTTTGAACAAGATTAGATTTGAAGTAAGAAGCATTATGACCTATTGGGTCATCTATGCGATGAATGCCATGAAGACATAATTACTTTGTTATACATTTTGTATATGTTATTGAAAGTTATTGAAACCAAAAACagaagcacaaaaacaatagttACGAGTTCTCTGAAATCcttcaaaaaagaaataaatcatcCTCGGAATAAAGCGTTCTCTATTTTATCTAAGTAActacattaaatgtgtttgtcttctttCATATAGGCGCTGGAGAATCAGGCAAAAGCACTATTGTCAAACAGATGAAGTAAGAACTTTGACTTTTCACAAGCTGTATTTCATTTATTGTCATGCATGAGTGTAAATCAAatagtatttgtattttttccctAACAGAATTATCCACAAAGATGGTTACTCACTTGAAGAGTGCTTGGAGTTCATTGCCATCATCTACAGCAATACCCTGCAGTCCATCATGGCCATTGTGAAGTCTATGGGCACACTCAATATCAACTTTGGCCATCAAGATCAGGCGGTAATGACAGCTGAGACAGACTTCCACACACTTTGTTATTAGGTTCCTATATACAACCAAACTTAGCTcctatgtgtctgtctgtgtcatcCCACCTGCAGGATGATGCCAGAAAGCTCATGCATCTTGCAGACACCATTGAGGAAGGTACAATGCCCAAAGAACTGGCAGACATCATTTTGCGCTTGTGGAAGGACTCTGGCATTCAGGCGTGCTTTGACAGAGCCTCAGAGTACCAACTCAACGACTCTGCTGGATAGTAAGAAATCCCTTTCTGGAACCACCAAACAAATTGTTATAAGGCCTCATAGTTGTAATTGTTAATGAATGAATTCTATTCTCCGTCAGCTACCTGAATGACTTGGAGCGACTGGTCCAGCCAGGCTATGTGCCCACTGAGCAGGATGTGCTGCGATCAAGAGTGAAGACCACTGGTATCATCGAGACCACATTTTCCTTCAAAGATCTCCATTTCAGGTGACATAAAATGACTCATTGCTATAGCACCAATAACTCAACAGCATTGATAATGCTCCCATTTCATTGCCgatgaaaataataaagaaaatccTGCTTCTGTTTCAATGCAGAATGTTTGATGTGGGTGGCCAGaggtcagagaggaagaagtggaTTCATTGTTTTGAAGGTGTGACCTGTATCATTTTCATTGCTGCTTTGAGCGCCTACGACATGGTGCTGGTGGAGGATGATGAAGTGGTATGAAACTTATATTACAAGTTAACTGctttacacttaatattttgtactatttactaCTATTTGTGTCTTTGTATCCTTTTCATTTGTGCtcacccttttttcttttagaatcGAATGCATGAGAGTCTGCACTTGTTCAACAGTATCTGCAACCACCGCTACTTTGCTGCCACCTCCATTGTACTCTTCCTCAACAAGAAAGATGTGTTCACTGAGAAGATCAAGAAAGCTCATCTCAGCATGTGCTTCCCTGAATATGATGGTGAGGCCCTCACAGCACATACATTGCAGCAGGTTTAAAGACTTCTAAATACTTAAAGTTACAAATTATATTTGCTCCTTCATCTTGATATCTTTTCGTTAAGGCCCCAACACTTATGAGGATGCCGGTAACTACATCAAATTGCAGTTCTTGGACCTGAACCTGCGCCGAGATATCAAAGAAATCTACTCTCACATGACCTGTGCCACAGACACAGAGAACGTCAAGTTTGTGTTTGACGCTGTAACCGACATCATCATCAAAGAAAACCTGAAAGATTGTGGTCTCTTCTAAGAGCCACACTGAGAAACCCAAAGAAGGTGAGTCAAGTTAGAAAGAACTGTAATGATGAATATGACTAACTTTTTACAAACTAACCAGTATGAAttctttgtatgttttttacAGGGTGATGTTGTACCCCTGTCACAATCCACAAACCCTCTTCTATTCAAACTGTGACATCCATTGAGGATCCAAGATGAGAAACTGTCCCCCCAAACAGCCGTTCTCAAATAGGCGAAcgcataaaagaaaaaaatctatttgttGTGTTCAAAACTAAGTTGTAGCTCTGACCAAAGACTTCGGGTCAACTAAAACTATAAGACAGCTCCTATGTCAGAAAATCCAGTACAGATTTCAGATGAGTTGAATTTTAGTCAAGCTAACTTTACTCTTGAGCCTCTTTGAACTCGTCTTTGGAGGGCTATGCAATCTGTAGTTAAGACATCAAAAGCTTCTGTCAGCATAAAGTGATTTCTTCTCACATGTACTCATGAATAGATGTCAAGGCTAATGCGCTGTCTGTATGCtccagtaaccagtcagtacAGCCCAAAAGTAAACAAGATGGCCTCACCACCTGCAAAAGCACTTCAACTTCTGTTAGAGATTTAATGAGAACTTGTCACTAGAAATGGCTTTCATGTACAGAAATGAAGAACACCACATAAAAGTTCAAGACATagttaaataaaagtgaatttttaagaaaaatgtcATTGTTAGAAGATGTAACTTTTTTGCAATAGTTAAAAAGGGCCAGTGTATATAATTAAACTGATTTCTATTGGACAATTTGTGAAGTGTGGTGATACCATGTTGATCTGTAATACTGTTGAGTGGTAGATGTAATGTACTTCAATTTATAAAAACCTTGTCTAAAAGTTATTGGGTCTCTGAGCCAACAATCTTGTACAGAAACCAATCATTGTAAACCTTGACTAACCTATTAAAGCTTCTGTAGAGAACTGAGTACTTTTCcatttttcacaaataaaaagcaACACAGCAGTGTCTTGTTCATAATCTGtcatttattgatttcacaGAATATTTTAGGTTGCTTTTCTAGTATTATGAGACCAGTGGATTGAACTGCCTTCACCTTCAACTGATTAAAGGAAGAGCtcgacattttgagaaatattcttgcagagagttagatgagataGATACCAATACACCTGAAGGTAAAtatggtaaatatgaagctacacaAGTAGCTGGTTATAGTAACGGGGAAACAGTTAggctggctctgtccaaaggtaacaaaatctgaCTACAACCacatctaaagctcactaattacgGTAGGTAGAGTTTATAACGTTTGAACAGATGCAAGCTCCGCTTCCTGACGGTGTGCTAAGCGAACTAGCTGCTGGaggtagcttcatatttattgtAGGCCTACTGAGACATGTTGCACCAAATTTGTGCAAGCTGTGATTTACAATatgagataaaaataataataaaacaccataattccctttgattgattgattgatgagcATGTGAGAGCCCTGTAGGAGTGGCAAATGTATCTATAATTTCTGAGCAAAAAAGCGTGATACTTGATGCAGGCACCATTTGCAATCTGTGTGTGAACAATGCTCACAAATGCTCGCCCATGATTGGTATCAAGCAGTATCTGTTCATCTAACACTAAGCAGGTAAGCATATAAtgaatttcccaaaatgtcaaatgatttCTTTAATGGTAACCTGAGACAAAATGGTTGGGGGAATGTCAGCAAACTTGAAAATTGATGGAAATTAAATGGCCTGGAGCAGTTTTTGTGAACACTTGATAATATAACTGTTCATATTATCAACAAAACTGCTGTCTCACAAAGCCAAAGAAGCGGTCTTTATACTGTACGTGGTGATATCATTGAACCATGTAGCATAAAGCTCTGCTGAGTTTCATGGACACTTACAATGTTTGGTAAAGGATAAAGCAGTTAGAAAATGTGTCTTGGTAGAGCCATAAATGAAGCAAACATCACAGTTTCATACACTTTTGTGTCTGTGAGGAACAATAATGAACACTCAACTGTACTCATGTTCAATGCGGCTATTCTTTTACCTCAGATAAACAAGTAACATTTGCAATATAAATACCTGTCaagaaagttttatttttatatgaaagCATTCattgagttttgtttttcctttaaaCCCTGAGTTCTCGCCACAAGACAATTAACAGACATGTTGATGTGCAATTatgtaaaagacaaaaacagcaaatgagACTTCCATGTGGACTGACTCCATCTACTTTACAAAAGAATTAATCAATATGAAGGAGAATCTGTGTACTAAACATCTGACAAAGAATTATGGaagacaaatgtgttttcattcattaacattaaaaattacattttatggcTTGTTTCATCATGTCTAAATAATTATTGTAAAACTGTACATAAACATGGAATGAAACCTATTGTGACATATCAACAGtggcctttaaaaaaatacttgacAATGTTATCTACAACTAATATGCACTGTACAGCATCCAAAAGTCCAAGAAAGATTTAAGGCACTTAAAACAATGAACCtctctcacacagtcacagctcATCTGTTCACCCTTTGTAAGACATTGAGTAGCTAGAAGCCTGAGAGATGAATGTTTCGGCTTTCGTGTGGTTTATCAGAAAGGTTGAACCGCTAACAGGCAGGaagcagtttgtgtttgtttttctgtttctccctGGATAGCAAATATCTAGCCTTGGCTGAAGGTTTACTTGATAAATGTGCAATACAAAAGCAAGACAAGCCACTTTAAAATTGTCCCAACATAGTTAATCCTATTTATAAAGAAAATTATGTATAGTGTAACAGTTTCAACATTTTGGAAAGCCATCCTCAGACCTACATAAGACCAAGAAAATACTTCAGGCACAATCTAAAACATGGTACAACCTCACAGCAAGCAGGGTTTTTACAGTATGCGCATAAGTCATCACCTGTCATTATCTGTTAATGTGCAGCCCTTGCGTAAAAGCACTGATCTAGTCATGTGAATCAACTACAAAGAGGCACTaatcatatttagtgacagtttgGTGAAGAGGTGAGTGTTTTTATAGGCTATACACTTTACATATGTGTGGCTAGATGGCACTGTTCCCATAAATACTATATTATGATTCACAGCTCAGCTGTAATTTcaaaatgcatacacacacacaaacgcaaacatacacacacacacacacgtttgtgcACCGATCCTTGTTAGGACActgcattgacttccattcGATGTAGACAGccaaacccaaaccctaaccttaaccaggACCTCAAACATAACGTTTTGCCTCATTAGGACCGGTTAAGGTCCCTGTGAGGACTACTGGACTCGACAAGGTTGGTGTTTTCCTGAAGAAAGTTACACTGAGGAAACAAGAAACATGCGTACACATACCTGAACAGACATTTCTTCCTCCATACAAACACACCACTTATTCTAAAATCACTTACAGCCAAAAAGTAGTAAGCATGACTCCTCATTGTCCAGCAGAAAAGTTGTTCACCTTTGTTGACTAGATGCTCACCAACTGAGAACAAAAATACCCACGCACACCTTTTAATTAATACAGTAAGTAATCAAACTGCTTTCTCAGTATCTGAATTTCCTGCCTGGATCCTGAGCAGATGGGACAAGAAATCTGATTTGACAGTGGATCCCTTCAAACCTCACTGCCTCTTCACCTGATGGGAGTGTATTGAAGACTCGTTCATGCCAATGTCATCACATGCATCCTATCGTTCAGAAGAGTCCCACCATGTGATCAATCTGCCTCATGTAAACACTCTTTAATGGCAGAGCATAGCGTCGCTCCTCTGGGATCCTGTTGCACTGCAGAATGAGATAACAGAAAAGAAGAATGTCATGTTAGGAAGGAAAATGGCTCAATAACCAAAATATCAAAACctgtaaaatgttcttttttgaGTAAATGGGTTGGGGTGGCCTTACATTGCTGATGTTGCTAATAGGTTGGTTCTCTTTCAGATCTCTTTCTGCCAGCGCTCCCTCTTCACAAGGAAACAAGTCGGTCCACTGTTTCTCCCTGAAGCGCTTGTCTGTAGGCACAACATGGCCCTCTGTAGTGAAGATGTACTTGTTATCAGATTTGTGTAGTGGGTTGTCCTCATCAAATagctgaaacacaaaaaaacaaaatattattgttataaGACAATATGGAGAATACAAAGTAGCAAAGTTTTAGCCAAAATCAATTAGGATGATAAATACATTGAAACTGATATTGTGACAAAATGCAGATTGCGATTACTGACAGGGCCTCTAAAACATAGTACTCAGTTAATTGTTCAAGTTATTAaacaagcaaaaatgccaaatattggTTGTTTACAAGCTGTCAAATATTGGGATTTGCTGGTTACTCTATTTCATATCATTGTAAATTTAATATATGGGTTTGCAACTCTTAAATCACATAAAAGAAGCTATTTGATGATGCTTCCTTGAGCTCTGGGAAAGCGTGATGTACATTTTTCACTATTgtctaacattttatagacagaCAGCAAtcattttaacaaaaatatatgaaatgggGTGATAGGGTAGttatagaaaaaataaaatattataatctCTTATCTatattacatatacagtaaagaCAAGCTTCGGCTGTGACATACCAGGTACAGGTATTTGCAGGTCTCACTGAGGAAGAAGCTCTCCATGCGATCCTCTTTGGATTTGTCCACGACGTGGTGGAGAGTGGCGTACCCACATCTGCAAATAACACAGCTGGGCTCAGCTCACAGTagacacattaaaacactgtaaaGTTTCCAAAAAGATGCTCATGACATTGATGCCCACCTGACTTTGGCATTTTTCTCAAGGCTCTGAAGAATATCCATTCCAACATGCAAATAGAAAGGATTTTTGGTCGCCTGTTGAaagtgaaggagaagaaaaatggCGTAAAAGGTGTAAAAGGTAACAGTAACCAAAAACCACCACCATCTTTGTGTTACAACAGATGAGTATTGTTACCTGGTACAGCAGATAGGTTGACTCCACCAGCTCTGGTCTCAAGGGGTAGAAGAGCACATCAGGAGCCTGCAGTTGCCAGTTGTATCTCTCTGGCAAAGCCCCAAAACGCTTCCAGATGGCATAGTAGAAGGCATGCAGGCAAATGGCATTGTCTACATCGCCGTTTAGCACCTAGTGATAGAGCCAAACTGTATTATAAGATAACagcacatttttacactttcatATAGCTGAAAGGACATAATCTAACCTGCAGCCCAGGAAAGAAGGCCTGAAGCGAGTCTATCCAAGTGTTCATTATCTCACCACTGAACATGTTCACATTAACGTAGAGAGGTGGGTCACCCTCTCCTTCATTACAGGACTCCctcctgaaaaacaaacacaggcaGGACAGGTTTTACCATATGTCATACGATTTGGTGTGTATACAAACAATTTTGTTGTAGCAGGTAAAATCAAATATGCTTGTGTTCTATCTTAATTACACATTTGCTTGAATAGTTGAGGTTGTGTGCTTTACTCAGAGGCAACAAATCAGTGGTTGCTGATGGAAAAGAAACtcttgtttctctgtgtctgacTTAATGTAGGTGGCCCATCAGACATCTCAAGACAGCTGCAACCCTCTAAATTCTGCTTTCTATGTCACATTCTTCAGCACAAAAAGTAACACTGACAATCCATCTTTGTTCAACAGAGATTCCTTTACATAGCTGTGATAGTTTCAGGTGGGGCACAAGCTCATGTGAACCGGCCTCATGCAGCCAACACACCCAGTTGTTTGTACCTAAAATGCACACAATCTTCGATATCACACTCTGTCCGTGCGGGACTCACCCTCTCCTCATGTGGCTCTGTATGCTCTCATAAGCAGCTTGGAACATCCTGTAGTCCTCTTTCTCACCAAAAAGGATGTATGATTTGAGCAAATACTCATAGAAGGAGTCCATACCAGCTCCAAGACCACTCTGCTTGCTAACCCACTGGCCTGTTTGGATATTAACTACATTCCCTAAACACAGAAAATAGGGTAAGGGTTGTTGTAGACTTTACCATGTTGGTAACAACAGAATCAAAACAAaacgaaagagagaaaagagtctTTTCACATCACTACACAACTGTACTTACCTAACAAACCAGTTTCGTTGCTTCTCAGATTCCACAAAGCTCTGACAGCTCGTCTTGCTACCCACTCAAATGTGGAATCTCCAATCAAGCGGCTCAAAATCCCAAATTCCACCAGTAGGGAGCCAGCTCCTGCAGTACAAGTCTCATTGATGCTGTCAGGAGGGACTCCTGTCTTCAGGTTCACCTGAATTTAAGATATAAACCAAATATAGCTTGTTGGAAGGAATACAATTTCACTGGCATGATAACTAGGTAGTGCAAAGGTTGCTTGAATACAATGTGTGCAAATAATTAACCTCTAATCTGTGGACACAGTCTCACTCACCCTGGGGTAGGGAATGCCTGTGCTGGTGTTCTCAAAGGCCGGAAGTAAGCGGACTGCCAAGTCATGAGCCAAGTGAAGCAACTCATTATCATAACCTTCATAGCCCACCTTTCCAAATGGGTGTTTTGGGTCCGTCAGTAGAATGTGAGCTGAGATAAGACTTCCCAAGATCCTTTGGGGGAAAGGAGAAATATAAAACTGAGGTTCAAACTAGACACTGATCATGATTTTAATATCACATCTGTATGTCTGGATTAAAATTG contains:
- the gnat1 gene encoding guanine nucleotide-binding protein G(t) subunit alpha-1 isoform X1, producing MGAGGSAEDKRSRELEKKLKEDADIDARTVKLLLLGAGESGKSTIVKQMKIIHKDGYSLEECLEFIAIIYSNTLQSIMAIVKSMGTLNINFGHQDQADDARKLMHLADTIEEGTMPKELADIILRLWKDSGIQACFDRASEYQLNDSAGYYLNDLERLVQPGYVPTEQDVLRSRVKTTGIIETTFSFKDLHFRMFDVGGQRSERKKWIHCFEGVTCIIFIAALSAYDMVLVEDDEVNRMHESLHLFNSICNHRYFAATSIVLFLNKKDVFTEKIKKAHLSMCFPEYDGPNTYEDAGNYIKLQFLDLNLRRDIKEIYSHMTCATDTENVKFVFDAVTDIIIKENLKDCGLF
- the edem1 gene encoding ER degradation-enhancing alpha-mannosidase-like protein 1 — translated: MQWRSLVVGLVVLRLSLGCVLWLAFGLGPSWGFNFPLGFNLHKLDLLFKEEKVEESGGNSWSRRIHNHKYEEAATTCEKAGEESPTRSYLNLYDGNKDEYVRRYSSFPDTLKAKMKGMAKEMFYFGYDNYMKHAFPEDELNPIDCEGRGPDVLNPSNININDVLGNYSLTLIDTLDTLLVLGNVTEFQRAVKLVIDTVSFDKDSTVQVFEANIRILGSLISAHILLTDPKHPFGKVGYEGYDNELLHLAHDLAVRLLPAFENTSTGIPYPRVNLKTGVPPDSINETCTAGAGSLLVEFGILSRLIGDSTFEWVARRAVRALWNLRSNETGLLGNVVNIQTGQWVSKQSGLGAGMDSFYEYLLKSYILFGEKEDYRMFQAAYESIQSHMRRGRESCNEGEGDPPLYVNVNMFSGEIMNTWIDSLQAFFPGLQVLNGDVDNAICLHAFYYAIWKRFGALPERYNWQLQAPDVLFYPLRPELVESTYLLYQATKNPFYLHVGMDILQSLEKNAKVRCGYATLHHVVDKSKEDRMESFFLSETCKYLYLLFDEDNPLHKSDNKYIFTTEGHVVPTDKRFREKQWTDLFPCEEGALAERDLKENQPISNISNCNRIPEERRYALPLKSVYMRQIDHMVGLF
- the gnat1 gene encoding guanine nucleotide-binding protein G(t) subunit alpha-1 isoform X2 codes for the protein MGAGGSAEDKRSRELEKKLKEDADIDARTVKLLLLGKVESGKSTIVKQMKIIHKDGYSLEECLEFIAIIYSNTLQSIMAIVKSMGTLNINFGHQDQADDARKLMHLADTIEEGTMPKELADIILRLWKDSGIQACFDRASEYQLNDSAGYYLNDLERLVQPGYVPTEQDVLRSRVKTTGIIETTFSFKDLHFRMFDVGGQRSERKKWIHCFEGVTCIIFIAALSAYDMVLVEDDEVNRMHESLHLFNSICNHRYFAATSIVLFLNKKDVFTEKIKKAHLSMCFPEYDGPNTYEDAGNYIKLQFLDLNLRRDIKEIYSHMTCATDTENVKFVFDAVTDIIIKENLKDCGLF